The Filimonas lacunae genomic sequence CAGCCAACCCTGGCAACTGAAATGGGTCTGATGCAGGAACGTATCACCTCTACCAAAAGCGGTTCAATTACCTCCGTACAGGCGGTATATGTACCAGCGGATGACTTGACCGATCCGGCTCCGGCAACAACCTTTGCTCACTTAGATGCTACTACCGTATTAAGCCGTAAAATTGCGGATTTAGGTATCTATCCTGCGGTGGATCCATTGGATTCTACCAGCCGTATCCTTACTGTAGCGGTTGTAGGTGAAAAACACTACAACACTGCCGACCGCGTAAAACTGATTTTACAGCGTTACAAAGAGTTACAGGATATCATCGCCATCCTTGGTATGGATGAATTAAGCGAAGAAGATAAACAAACGGTATCCCGCGCACGTAAAGTACAGCGTTTCCTTAGCCAGCCTTTCCACGTAGCCGAGCAGTTTACAGGCTTAAAAGGTGTATTCGTTAGCATTGATGACACTATCCGTGGTTTCAACGCCATTATGGATGGTGAAGTAGACGAGTATCCCGAAGCAGCCTTTAACCTGGTAGGTACATTGGAAGATGCTATTGAAAAAGGTAAAAAACTGCTGGCGCAGGCTCAGGGGTAGTTTCATTAGTCGGAAATAGCCTTATTATTTGATGACTACTGACTAAATGACTATTAAACATGACATTAGAAATATTAACACCTGAAAAAAAGCTATACAACGGAGAAGTGTACGGTGTACAGTTACCTGGTATAGAAGGTTTGTTTGAAATATTGGATAAGCACGCGCCACTGGTAAGTGCTTTAGGCAAAGGCAACCTGAAAGTGCTGAAAGACAAACAGCATACTGAAAACTACAGCATTCAGGGTGGATTTGTGGAAGTATTGAATAACAAAGCCACCGTATTAGTAGAAGGTGCAGTAGCACTCGACTAATCACATCAGGATATAATTTACTAAACGGGGAACAGCGTAATAACTGTTCCCCGTTTTTTATTTACCGCTTAGCCAGGTATTATAAAAGCCGATCAGATTGTTTTTCCATTGTGTAAGCCGGCAATTTTCCGATACAGGTGAAACTTTAGCCGGTTTTAGCGCGTTATACAAACCTATTTTATAGTTGTTAGCTTGTTTTAGCGAGTCCGAATCTTCTTCTTCTGAACAGAAAAGCTCCCTTAGTTGCTCTTACCGTTGTACTGGCGGGAAGTCAGCTGCTATCAGCGAGTTAGAATCTTGTACTGCCCCACACAAAAGCTCCCTCAGTTGCTCTTACTGTTGAACTGGCAGGTAGCTAGCTGCAATCGGCGGGTTCGAATGCGGTGTTGCTGAACAAAAAAGCCCCCTCAGTTGCTTTCAGTGTTGTACTGGTGGGAAGTTAGCAGCTATCAGCGAGTTCGAATCTTGTGCTGCCGCACAAAAAAGCTTTCTTAGTTTATCCCTTTGTTGCATTGGCGGGAAGTGAACTGCTTCCGGCGCATTCTAAACGTGTGCAGGTTTGTAAGAAACCTGCAACAGTAGATTGTTCTGTATAACCGGCGAGAATGCCGCCGGTATCAGGGGGTTCTCAATGGATATCGGGGGGCAATAAACTGGCAGCCAGGCATTACTTTGTGGCGGCAGGGGGAAGTGGGCTGTTACCAGAACGTTCTGGATGGACACAGGGGTGTAACAAACTTGCAGTACAGCGTTTCTCCATGGCGCCAGGATGCAATAGACTGTTAGCAGTATGGTCTGATCTTATGGCAGCGGGGGAAAAACTTACGCCGGGAAATTACGCAGTGATGGCAGAAAAACATCACTTTATTGGGTATTTGTAATCGGAGTTTGCAAATGAAATTATCCATCAATAACGCCAAACTGCCGCTCCATGCAGTGAAATCGAAAATGCGCTAGATAAATGCCATTTTCTCACGGAAAACCAGCTTCCATTTCTAGTTATTTACCACTATTTATCGGGGAAATAGTCACATGTAAAAAATAGTCATTTCTTTTTTGAGTAGGTTTGTTAGTATACCAAACTAACAAATGCATTGTGGCGGTGTTTCTGAAACTGTTATGTAATTACCTGGTAAGCCCACGACACCTGTTTTTTTCTTACAGGCATGTACTGGTGCTAATGGTATGTTTTATATACAGTGCAGCCGTACTGGCACAGGATATACACGTTTCGCAATTCACAGAAACCCCGTTATTACGCAATCCCGCACTGGCGGGCATTTTTACCGGTGATGTAAGAGTGCAGGTATTGCACCGCAATCAATGGAGCTGGACAGGCTATCCCTTCAAAACCACCTCGTTAAGCGGGGAAT encodes the following:
- the atpC gene encoding ATP synthase F1 subunit epsilon translates to MTLEILTPEKKLYNGEVYGVQLPGIEGLFEILDKHAPLVSALGKGNLKVLKDKQHTENYSIQGGFVEVLNNKATVLVEGAVALD